In the Pleurodeles waltl isolate 20211129_DDA chromosome 3_1, aPleWal1.hap1.20221129, whole genome shotgun sequence genome, gccaatttgggatgaaatactgagttactagtatgcagtgacaaatttaagaggcgagagagcataagtactggggtcctggttagcaggatcccagtgacatagtcaaacacactgacatcaggcagaaattgggggtaaaatgccaaaaagagggtactttcctacatcgccGGGCTGGCATTGCACCATcaatgaaaaaaaatgacgcccagggagTGATGCGTGGAAAAACCAGATGCAGGGCAAAGATGAATCTGCGATGAAGTAGGAGATGCATCGAATCTGCAGCCGCAAGACAGGCACTgcttcgatttttcagctgcagtacaggcgctgcatcgatttctttGCAGCAATTCCCCAGTACATGGATTTTTCTTCAGGTcgccagcttccacttccaaggggccagggactggatttggcaccacttggcaagtcaggactctcagaaggagaacccaggcactggcagaagaagtctttgatgtccctgagactccttaacaggaggcaagctcatttcaaggccttggagaaccttggaaagcaggatgtagaaagcagagaccaatcctttcacttccagggcagaagcagcatgcagcaggccagcacagcaaagcaacaggcagaggggcagttcttcctacagcatccagctcttctccctggcagaatgtcctcagtccaggagtggtctgaagttgtggtctcagagggccaatacttatacttatttctgcctttgaagtagacaaaggaaatactttgtagtgcacaagaccctgcctttcctgccctggccccagactaacACCAGGGTTTTGGAGACTACTtcgtgtaaggacagacacagccctattcaggtgaaggtgtcagctcctcccaccactctaacccaggaagacccatcaggatatgcagggcacacctcagctccctttgtgtgactgtctagagtgaattcacaaacagcccaactgtcatcctgaccgagACGTGTATTCCaccgacaggcagaggcacagaataattaaacaaggaaatgcccactttctaaaagtggcattttcaaaactacaatttaaaaaacaacttcaccaaaagatgtgttttcaaTTTGTGAGTTACGAGCGACCCTAACTTCCACATCTCtatgtgctcccaatgggaaattacacataaaagatatttcaaggcaatccccatgttaaactatgggagagataggccctgcaataataaaaaccgaatttagcagtatttcaccagtaaatgtccttttaaatacactgcacccagcccatggcgctgcctagagcctaccttaggggtgacgtacatgtagttaaagggaaggtttggtcctggcaagtgggtacacttgccaagttgaattggcagtttaaaactgcacccacagacactgcagtggcaggtctgagccatgtttacagaactactaatatgggtggcacaacccactagaagcatttgatttacagaccctgggcaccgctgggcactttactagggactagtaaattacatatgccaatcatggataaaccaatcaccaaaaccATTTAGAcagcgagcacttgcactttagcactggtcggcagtggtaaaggtCAACAgttctgaagccagcaaaaactaaattcagcacaggatcaaaacaggaggccagaagccaagaagacaaaggaaaccctgcagaaagggcaatctTCAAAACCTTCGAAAAACAAGATTTGTTGACAGGTTTGGTGTGAAAATGAGCTTTGTATGAATCAGGACTCACTTGGTGAATTGCGCGGAAGACTGCTACTACCAGCAGGAAGGGTCTGGGCCAGAATTGCTTCATAACACTCCTGCTGATGTCCTGGACAATACAATGCATGGAGGAATTAACTGCTGTGGAGACAGAAGTACTTACAAACTGTTTGAAGTCTGATTTAAAAATCTCCTCATGTGAGTCCATCCAACATTTGTTCTGCCATTGTTTGATGGTTATAATGAGCACTGGCCAGTAGGTGGTGACAGAGTGAATGGAATAGCACAAATCACTACCCTCACAGAAGAGTATGCTGAGTATTTCTAAAACATACTGTTATGGAAACAAACGCAAAGACAGAGTTAGGAAAAGGGACGAGGAAAGTTTTGAAGACTACTTTATAACCCCTGACAATTCTGCTGAGATTTCGACTGCTCAGTCACAGGCAACTGGAAGCCCGAGGGTCCATCCACAGGACAAAGAAGACCCCGCCCCCAGAGAAAGGGCCACTCACAGGCAGTGCGGGAGCCCCTGAGGAAGCATAGAAGGAGCAGATCCTTAAAAACAGGCCAGTTACGAAAACAGGAAATATCAGAGCAGAAGTACGCAACAGGGtaaacagagaagaaggaacagaCAGGACAAAACATTATAAAGAAGAAGGTAATGCAAAGACAGCGTAAAGGACCTGActgactgcagcaaggaggagggaGGACGCGGGCTGAAGGGACTCGCTACAGAGGCTCTGGTGTAACACCTGCGCGTCCTGACCGCTGCACGGGGAGGGAGGACATGGGCTGAAGGGACTCGCTACAGAGGCTCTGGTGTAACACCTGCGTGTCCTGACCACAGCAAGGGGAGGGAGGACGCGGGCTGAAGGGACTCGCTACAGAGGCTCTGGTGTAACACCTGCGTGTCTTGACCGCAGCGAGGAGGAGGGAGGACGCGGGCTGAAGGGACTCGCTACAGAGGCTCTGGTGTAACACCTGCGTGTCCTGACCACAGCGAGGGGGAGGGAGGACGCGGGCTGAAGGGACTCGCTACAGAGCCTCTGGTGTAACACCTGCGTGTCCTGACCACAGCAAGGGGAGGGAGGACGTGGGCTGAAGGGACTCGCTACAGAGGCTCTGGTGTAACACCTGCGTGTCTTGACCGCAGCGAGGGGGAGGGAGGACGCGGGCTGAAGGGACTCGCTACAGAGGCTCTGGTGTAACACCTGCGTGTCCTGACCGCAGCGAGGGGGAGGGAGGACGCGGGCTGAAGGGACTCGCTACAGAGGCTCTGGTGTAACACCTGCGTGTCCTGACCGCAGCGAGGGGGGACGCGGGCTGAAGGGACTCGCTACAGAGGCTCTGGTGTAACACCTGCGTGTCCTGACCGCAGCGAGGGGGAGGGAGGACGCGGGCTGAAGGGACTCTCTACAGAGGCTCTGGTGTAACACCTGCGTGTCCTGACCGCAGCGAGGGGGAGGGAGGACGCGGGCTGAAGAGACTCTCTACAGAGGCTCTGGTGTAACACCTGCGCGTCCTGACCGCAGCGAGGGGGAGGGAGGACGTGGGCTGAAGGGACTCTCTACAGAGGCTCTGGTGTAACACCTGCGCGTCCTGACTGCAGCCAGGGGGAGGAAGGACGCGGGCTGAAGGGACTCTCTATAGAGGCTCTGGTGTAACACCTGCGTGTCCTGACTGCCACAAGGGGAGGGAGGACGCAGGCTGAAGGGACTCTCTACAGAGGCTCTGCCGTAACACCTGCGCGTCCTGACTGCAGCGAGGGGAAGGAAGGATGCGGTTGAAGGGACTCCCTATTGAGGCTCTGGTGTAACATCTGTGCGTCctgactgcagcaaggaggaggaaGGACGCGGGCTGAAGGGACTCTCTACAGAGGTTCTGCCATAACACCTGCGCACCCTGactgcagcaaggggaaggaaggACGCAGGCTGAAGGGACTCTCTACAGAGGCTCTGGTGTAACACCTGTGCATCCTGACTGCAGCGAGGGGGAGGAAGGACGGGGGCTGAAGGGACTCTCTATAGAGGCTCTGGTGTAACTCCTGCGCGTCCTGACTGCAGCAAGGGGGAGGAAGTACGCAGGCTGAAGGGACTCTCTACAGAGGCTCTGGTGTAACACCTGCGCGTCCTGATCGCAGCAAGAGGGAGGAAGGACCCGGGCTGAAGGGACTCTCTACAGAGGCCCTGGTAAAACACCTGCGTGTCCTGACTGCAGCAAGGGGGAGGGAGGACGCGGGCTGAAGAGACTCTCTACAGAGGCCCTGGTGTAACACCTGCGCGTCCTGACAGCAGCAAGAGGGAGGGAGGACGCGGGCTGAAGGGACTCTCCACAGAGGCCCTGGTGTAACACCTGCGTGGCCTCCATCACCGCAGCCTGATGGGATCGCTAGTTTCTGTTTGTTAACCATTGAATTACCTGGCTGCGACTGAATTAAAGgcaagaaagaaaagcataatacgagcctccaGTCTTGACGTAAACTCTTCTTTGTGTCTACAACTTGCTCACGTCATTTTACTTCAGATAATTTCCTTACACACTCAGTGCCATATTTATGACCAgctttgtgtcgctcttgcaccacagaaCATGGTGCAAGAGGGACGCGACCCTTAAGtgggatttatgaagccatgcaagcccATCCTATGTAGCCCTGCACGGCGTCATAAATCTTGAGTATTACTCTACgtcagggaggtgtttccatgggtgttgcgtgggtgttcccctGCAACATCCATGGACTTTGACATATCCCCGGATTCACAAGAATTTGTAAACATAACTTCATTTAAACCTCTCCTTTCTTCAGCAGCCAAATCCGGAAATTCTCCAACACTCCTGTCCTTCTGCCCTGAAACAATGTAGTAAGACAGGCTGTTTTCTTTATGCACCAAGAGTTGTACCGCTGGAAAGGGCCAAATGCAACCATTAAGCAATGTCAGCCTTATTAGACTTGTCATTGAGGCATAGCTTGGGTcctatggcacagggtgcaaagcCCAGAGGAGTGCTGCCCAGTGCTCGAGTCAGTACTGGTTGGAATAATGCAGTCCTctgtgcagagtgcagtgtatggaatACTCTACAATGTGACTGCCAGTGTTTAGGCTGTTTCAAGAATTTCTCCCATCAACTTTAGTGGTCCATTAAACAGGAGCTGGCacagagagtgtgtctgagtgttcaCAACACCCGGTGCCACATGCATTTTCCTCCTGGGGTACCATGAGGCCCACATGTAGTGGGATTATGGAGAAGGTCTTCTGAACCTGTAgaatagttcttaaaaacaacccCCTCCTTCACTGTAAAGGTCTTGCGGCTTCAGTAGTAAGGATGCATCGGCCTGTTATTTCCAGAGCCCCGGCCTGGTCTAGTCTTTGCGTCGCCTGGTTGCCAGGACCCAGGCCATACGTCCTGGACAACAAGTGTAGGACAAACTCCACCATTACAGCTTCTGATCCTCTCAGTGATTTAGCGAAGCAGAGATGGATGATTGTGGTGGGTCGGTCGGTTCCATTGTATCTCCTTTACTCCCAGGACTGTATCACATTCCCACAGGAGATGCACAGCCTGTAAATTTTGGTGAAGGGAATAAAATCTTCTTAGCACCACCCATTTTATTCAAAAACAACTAAGCAGTATTCCGTGGCCCACTCGACCATTTTTTGGTTGGGTTTCAAGCTTGATTGTAAAAACAACAGCTTATTAATGCAATGATCCTTGATTGATGTGCAGTGCTTGTACAGCGCCTCATGACCCCTGATGGCCGCAGAGAGTCCTCCAAAGTGACAAACTTTAGATCCCTTTCTGACTGATATGAGTGGAGGCTAGACCCCAACATTCAGGTCTGAATTTAAATCATCCTGTTGTCTCATTTGGTTGCTGAGACAAGAGTTTGAGCATAAAAACGTTGGCAGCTGCGCGGATGACAGTCATTAGGTCAGTGCCACCGAATTGTTTCACATtataaataaatgtacttttcacgTTGAACAAGTGATAAATACTATCAAATTAGTATTCACGAGAGCGCTTCACGACAACAAAGCCAGCACGTGCAGCAGTCGAGCCTTTCGAAAACCATCGCTCTCCATCGTCAGGCGGATCCCTCCCAAGTCTTTACTAGTCGCACTAGGGAAGGAAACAACGCGGATTACTTATTCACAAGTAGGTTGTCCAGCTACAGCCTCGAGCTGACGCGCCTTGAAATCAGCGCAGCTTCCTTGAGGTTCGAAGTTTCAGTTTCTGTCCATCACAGCAGCTCTTCATGTGGTGCCCTTTTTTCACAAGAGGTTCAGTAGAATGACTGAATGTCTGTGTTTGTCAAAGTTTTGCTCGAAGGTAGGGGCGATGACGACGACTAGACGTCTTCTTTCCATGCTGCCATATGTGATGCTGACTGAGGTTCTTCTGGGAGCTGAAGAGTTTGCTGCACTGAGCGCAGTTGAAGCGCTTTGTCCCCCCATGCGAGGCTTGGTGGGCAGTGAGGTAGCGCTGATGAGTGAAGCTCTGCTCACACTCGGTGCACTGATAAGGGCTCTCTCCAGAGAGGACTTTCTGATGTCTTCGCAGATGATAGGCTCTCGGAAAGGTTTTCTGACACACAGCACATGCATGTGCTCCGACACTGTTCTGTGCGCTCGGCCGACATCTACGATTTGTGTCCCGCACTTTGCTCTTCTGTGTGTTGGGCGTTCTCTTGTAGTCTCTGGAGTGTCCCCGAGGCCTGGCACCACTTGCACATTGAATACTCTCGGCCTCCTTCTGGGCGCTCCTGAGCACGGCCGCTCTACCTTTCTTAGGCGTAACTCTACACGCCGtcttctcctcagcacacaccgcAGAGACAccagcttttctttttctttttctttttctgttcctgCTTTCCTCACCTGTTCAATtacaaagaaagcaaaaaagagagAGGGACGGGGAGATTAAATAAagtccagtgtacggcctcccaaAACACTAAGCACGTCAAAAAGAGTACACAGTTTTTAGGAACTGTGTACTCTTTTTGATGCAATTACAAAGAAAGTAAAATCACTAGAGCTGTAAATCCAAAGAGGTTTCAAGGAACACTGCTCTAGGTAAGTCGGGCGCGCTATTACTTGTTGTGCTACAGGGCTCAAAAGTCTGTATCTCAACAGGCAGGGAGACACATTTATGGACCCTGCCTTGTTTCTCTTCCCTCCAGTCAAGCATATGAGGAACCAATGATCCTGGCTACTGACATCAGCTGACAATGAGTGCACACACACATGGTACCCGTGGTGAGGGCTACTGACATCAGCTGACAATGACTGCACACACACGGAACCTGTGGTGAGGTCTACTGACATCAGCTGACAATCACTGCACACACATGTGGAACCCGTGGTGAGGGCTACTGACATCAGCTGACAATGAGTGCACACACACATGGTACCCGTGGTGAGGGCTACGGACATCAGCTGACAATGACTGCACACACACATGGTACCCGTGGTGAGGGCTACGGACATCAGCTGACAATGACTGCACACACATGTGGAACCCGTGGTAAGGGCTACTGACATCAGCTGACAATGAGTGCACACACACATGGTACCCGTGGTGAGGGCTACGGACATCAGCTGACAATGACTGCACACACATGTGGAACCCGTGGTGAGGGCTAATGACATCAGCTGACAATGAGTGCACACACATGTGGAACCCGTGGTGAGGGCTACTGACATCAGCTGACAATGAGTGCACACACATGTGGAACCCGTGGTGAGGGCTACTGACATCAGCTGACAATGAGTGCACACACATGTGGAACCCGTGGTGAGGGCTACTGACATCAGCTGACAATGACTGCACAAACATGTGGAACCCGTGGTGAGGGCTAATGACATCAGCTGACAATGCCTGCACAAACATGTGGAACCCGTGGTGAGGGCTACTGACATCAGCTGACAATGACTGCACACACATGTGGAACCCGTGGTGACGGCTACTGACATCAGCTGACAATGACTGCACACTCATGAGGAATCTGTGGTGAGGGCTACTGACATCAGCTGACAATGAGTGCACACACACATGGTACCTGTGGTGAGGGCTACTGACATCAGCTGACAATGAGTGCACACGCACATGGTACCCGTGGTGAGGACTACTGACATCAGCTGACAATGAGTGCACAAGCACATGGTACCCGTGGTGAGGACTACTGACATCAGCTGACAATGAGTGCACACGCACATGGTACCAGTGGTGAGGACTACTGACATCAGCTGACAATGACTGCACACACATGAGGAACCCATGGTGAGGCCTAATGACTTCAGCTGACAATGAGTGCACACGCACATGGTACCCGTGGTGAGGACTACTGACATCAGCTGACAATGACTGCACACACACATGGAACCCGTGGTGAAGGCTACTGACATCAGCTGACAATGACTGCACACACACATGGTACCCGTGGTGAGGACTACTGACATCAGCTGACAATGAGTGAACACGCACATGGTACCAGTGGTGAGGGCTACTGACATCAGCTGACAATGACTGCACACACATGGGGAACCCATAGTGAGGGCTACTGATATCAGCTGACAATGACTGCACACATGTGGAACCCGTAGCACCATCTAATGACATCAGCTGACAatgacttgtaggaggctggactggcttgtagtgagtaccaaggggtacttgcaccttgcaccaggcccagttatcccttattagtgtatagggtgtctagcagcttaggctgatagataatggtagcttagcaaagcagctcaggctgaactaggagacgtgtgaagctactacagtaccacttagtgtcatatgcacaatatcataagaaaacacaatacacagttatactaaaaataaaggtactttatttttatgacaatatgccaaagtatcttagagtgtaccctcagtgagaggataggaaatatacacaagatatatatacacaatagcaaaaatatgcagtatagtcttagaaaacagtgcaaacaatgtatagttacaataggatgcaatggggaaacatagggataggggcaacacaaaccatatactccagaagtggaatgcgaaccacgaatggaccccaaacctatgtgaccttgtagagggtcgctgggactattagaaaatagtgagagttagcaaaataacccaccccaagaccctgaaaagtgagtgcaaagtgcaccaaagttcccctaaggacaaaatagtcgtgttagagggagaatgcaaggaaaacacaaatcagcaatgcaacaacgatggattcctgtctgaaggtacctgtggaacaaggggaccaagtccaaaagtcacaagcagctcggagatgggcagatgcccaagaaatgccagcggttggtgcaaagaagctcttactaggctgaagaactgtgaatactgcaggaacgacaagggctagagacttcccctttggaggatggatcccccacgccttggagagtcgtgcagaagtgttttcccgccggatggacgccaacaagccttgctacacgcaaatcgtgcgtttggcgtttttggacgctgctggggccccggagggaccaggaggtcgcaaattggacctgcagagagaggggacgtcgagcaagacaaagagccctcactgaagcaggtagcacccggagaagtgccagaaacaggcactacgaggatgcgtgaaacggtgctcgccgaagttgcacaaaggagtcccacgtcgccggagaccaacttagaaagtcgtgcaatgcaggttagagtgccgtggacccaggcttggctgtgcacgaaggatttccgccggaagtgcacaggggccggagaagcttgcaaagtcgcggttcccagcaatgcagcccagcgaggtgaggcaaggacttacctccaccaaacttgggctgaagagtcactggactgtgggggtcacttggacggtgtcgctggattcgagggacctcgctcgtcgtgctgagaggagacccaagggaccggagatgcagctttttggtgcctgcggttgcagggggaagattccgtcgacccacgggagatttcttcggagcttctggtgcagagaggaggcaggctacccccacagcatgcacaagcaggaaaacagtcgagaaggcggcaggatcagcgttacagagttgcagtagtcgtctttgctactatgttgcaggtttgcaggcttccagcgcggtcagcggtcgattccttatcagaaggtgaagagggagatgcagaggaactcggctgagctcatgcattcgttatctaaagtttccccagagacagagaccctaaatagccagaaaagagggtttggctacctaggagagaggaaaggctactaacacctgaaggagcctatcacaaggagtctctgacgtcacctggtggcactggccactcagagcagtccagtgtgccagcagcacctctgtttccaagatggcagaggtctggagcacactggaggagctctggacacctcccaggggaggtgcaggtcaggggagtggtcactcccctttcctttgtccagtttcgcgccagagcaggggctaaggggtccctgaaccggtgtagactggcttatgcagaattgggcacctctgtgcccaacaaagcatttccagaggctgggggaggctactcctcccctgccttcacaccattttccaaagggagagggtgtcacaccctctctcagaggaagttctttgttctgccatcctgggccaggcctggctggaccccaggagggcagatgcctgtctgaggggttggcagcagcagcagctgcagagaaaccccaggaagggcagtctggcagtaccagggtctgtgctacagaccactgggatcatggaattgtaccaacaatgccaggatggcatagagggggcaattccatgatcatagacatgttacatggccatattcggagttaccatggtgaatctacatataggtagtgacctatatgtagtgcacgcgtgtaatggtgtccccgcactcacaaagttcagtgaattggctctgaacaatgtgggggcaccttggctagtgccagggtgccctcacactaagtaactttgcacctaacctttaccaggtaaaggttagacatataggtgacttataagttacttaagtgcagtgtaaaatggctgtgaaataacgtggacgttatttcactcaggctgcagtggcaggcctgtgtaagaattgtcagagctccctatgggtggcaaaagaaatgctgcagcccatagggatctcctggaaccccaataccctgggtacctcagtaccatatactagggaattataagggtgttccagtaagccaatgtaaattggtaaaaatggtcactagcctgtcagtgacaatttgaaagtaatgagagagcataaccactgaggttctggttagcagagcctcagtgagacagttaggcaccacacagggaacatacacatgcacacctatgagcactggggccctgtgtgacagggtcccagtgacacatacatataggccacaaacctatgagcactggggtcctgaccagcaggatcccagtgacacataacaaccatactgaaaacatggtgttttcactatgagcactgaggcctggctatcaggatcccagtgagacagtgaaaacagtgacaaacaccctgacatacactcacaaacaggccaaaagtgggggtaacaaggctagaaagaggctaccttctcacacaacccccccccaaacgaaggacaataaggctaaccttggccagttgagactttattgtctaagtggtgataagtagagagtagctctgcaatagactggttactccctttatcatccactatatggttacttccctgtggggatgtaaaccaccctgtttgaagttttttagctaagcaacaatgtgaagatgtattttcagagtttctatcagtaagttttaggttagagcagtgggaattgtccactgaacctatttgtagtgatggaaatgccagacagggatgctgtctcagaaaagccatagctgggcaaacactttgtccatctggctggaagagagaacagggatgctgtttctcttgagttggagcagggcagggatgctgtcctatgagctccacactagggcagggatgctgtcctaagtgttgtgaggtagtgcagggtttctgcactaaagtttctctgggagggttggagggatgctccatgttaactaaaatggtgctgtttttctcaccaatgttagttatcccacagagaggtacttccacctcagggagtccagct is a window encoding:
- the LOC138285945 gene encoding zinc finger protein 766-like, coding for MPMERLPRASALLHDLSARLSEEDWALLHEWQTELYEVVMKELHQALASLGPVIASSIFALRPKEKQDVFCAGRQDCESQSSCVPSPDGTTTSDDGHTDQQLGQGQHTTEQEDQQSPSTGEQPLPTEVEDMTEPPSECIQLRHPSSLLQLRIEDGILAKLLIVQPGEESRNRKRKRKRKAGVSAVCAEEKTACRVTPKKGRAAVLRSAQKEAESIQCASGARPRGHSRDYKRTPNTQKSKVRDTNRRCRPSAQNSVGAHACAVCQKTFPRAYHLRRHQKVLSGESPYQCTECEQSFTHQRYLTAHQASHGGTKRFNCAQCSKLFSSQKNLSQHHIWQHGKKTSSRRHRPYLRAKL